The Arvicola amphibius chromosome 6, mArvAmp1.2, whole genome shotgun sequence DNA window ggacagaagcaggaaggaaaggaagaactgaGTGGGCTGACTGGTGGGTTGACACGCTACAAGTGTGTGTGGCTAGAAGAGTGGACTGACACCGTCTCGGTCACCTTTTTCGTTCCACACAGTGATGCAACACTAGTCAGGGCCAGGCAGGTGTCACCTGTGCACTGGACTGTGGGTCccagttctttcttccctgtaGTTACGTAACTGATTAGTCCCCTAAGTATAGATGAGGAGGTTGAAGGGCTAGCTCAGGACTCAATATCTCCTTTGAAAAATTAGGttcattgattgattggttgatagggtctcactaggtatttagactggctttgaactcaagacccTCCTGCTCAGCCTCCTACTTGTAGGCCCTCACACCTGGTCAAAGCTCATGTTTGTAAGGGCCTTTTAGATACCTGGGCTTTTGTCTGAGAAGTCTTAGTCTCTTGAGGACCATTGCTTGTGGACCCTTTTGCTCCCTGCTCCAAGAAAGAGACTTAACTGGAGGGAGAGCTGTGGGGGAAGGACAAAGGCCCTTCGCTCCAGGGCCCATCTGTCATCTTGTTTGCTGTCTTGCTCAAGTACCAGGTCTCtcagaaaggaagtggaaagaggCCAAACATGGCTTGGGGGCCTGTGTGAGAATCTAGGTCGCCAGTGTCATTCCCTGAAAGAGCTAGTGCCATCATATGCAGCAGGTCTAGGTccctcccagcccccagctctgCTGTCCCCCTTTTCCTGACTTGATGACAGTGCACAGGGCATTCCTGACGCTCCCACACCCTAGGTAACTTCCTTGTATTGCAGCTTCCTCTTGCAGCACTCCTGTGCAGTTGTGCAGACACACAGGCCTCCCTGGGGACCACACCTGTGCAGTTGTGCAGACCCACGGGCCTCCCTGGGGACCATGGGTTCCTGTGCTCTGCCCTCTTGGTCTCTCTGACTTTGTTTCCCCCATTTCAGTTTCAGAGCATCTCCTTACGGAAGATCCAGCTCAACTTCCCCTACTTTCGCAGTGACAGGTAAGCTCTGGGAGGCACAGCACACCCTCAAGCCATGCTAGCCTGGTTCACTGTGACTCCTGGCTCACTGTGACTCAAAAAGGAAGGACTCTGCTTTTCTCCTGAGAATGAGAAACCAAAGGACCATGCTCAGGCAAAGATGATGGCCCAAGACTGAAAACCCAGCCCGGGAAGGGCACCCGTCAGATAGACTCCGTAGCCCTGTGGGTCTGTGTGTCGCTGTCCTGCCCTGCTTCCCTCGTAGCATTATGGAACACCTTCATTTTTATATTCCCACGAGGCATGCCCGTTCTCACAGGGCTCTGCCTTTGGTGGAGAAACGTGGTTCAGTAGCATCCATTGGATGTCCCATCCTCTTCCCTGAACCAGGAGCCCTTTCCGTGTTCCTAAAGTCGTTCAGGTCAGGGAGCTCCTGGTCTCAGGTGAAGAGGTTAGCCTTGAGGGCATGGGATGAATGTTTTGACTAACAAGTCCCTGGGGTGAAAGACTTACTCTCCACTCGGTTTTGAAGGTTTTAGTGTCCTTCATCTTGTGGCTTGGGGTGGTTATGCCCCAATACCCTTTTGGTATATTCCAATTGACCTAACTTTCGACTAGACTCCTGTTTCTCAGACTCCACCACCTTCCAGCAGTGCTTCAGGGTTAAGGCCTTGAACAGTTTCTCACCTTCAAGCTCAAGCCTGTGGGAAGTGTTTGGCTCACAGGCAGCTGTGACTGTCTGCCCAGGACCTTGTTCTTTTGTGATTCTGACATGGGCTGTGGGGGAGAAGGTTCATGGGTAAAGACGTTTTCTGAAGGctctttctaaaataaacaggcatgttctctccccctcccctcctcttcctcatagaGACAAGCGGGACTTTGTATCAGCGGGGGCAGCTGCTGGAGTTGCTGCAGCTTTTGGGGCCCCTATAGGGGGCACCTTGTTCAGTCTGGAGGAGGGCTCGTCCTTCTGGAATCAGGGGCTCACGTGGAAAGTGGTAAGGAGCCTGTCTGTGGACGCAAGCACGAGTCCAGAGTGTACCTGGACATCACTTGGCGCATGTaactgtggttttgttggagCTGGCAGGCTGACTCTGTGGACTTCCTCTCATAGTAGCCACAGCCTCCAAACAGTGGGCTTTTGTGCTCTTGCTGCGAGCCCACCCCGCCCCCAACTGTACACTGCATGCCAGACAGCTGCTATTCTGTCTTTGTGAACTTCTGCCGTGAGAATGTGCAAGTCTCTgttgggaagggaggaagggcaggaTTGTGACTTGATCTTGTCCCCTGTTGTGGCCTCTTTCCTCTTGGGCGTAGGGCCTGTTCTGTAGGGAGCGCTCAGCATCAGACGGTAGATTGATGGTTCACAAAGATCTCTGCCCTTTGAGGGGAGTGATGGGTTTTAAAGAGACTCCCTGgctggcaagatgtctcagtgggtagagacaCTTGCTGCTGCACCGGGCCGGTGTTGGGACtcccatagtggaaggagagggctGACTGCCGCATACACAGTATGTGTAAGGTGACTGTCAGGAGAGAGGGTGATGTCACCGGTGTTCTTGCTCTTTGTTCCCCGTCCTCTAGCTCTTCTGTTCCATGTCTGCCGCCTTCACCCTCAACTTCTTCCGTTCTGGGATTCAGTTTGGAAGCTGGGGCTCTTTCCAGCTGCCTGGATTGCTGAACTTTGGTGAATTTAAGGTATGACTTATCCTTCCTCCCAGGATGCTTTACGTGACCCATAAAAATTGCTCTTGAGTAAACATCAGAAGGGTAGGTGGCCCCTGGAATGGCTGTCATTCCCGCACGTAATTGCTCCCATGAGCAGTGTGCCCGGGCAGCCTGAACCCGCAGCAGGGAAGCGAGGCATTCTGCTCTTGTTcctgtctctgttcctctcccttcctgttcTCATGGCCactctggtttttctttctccctcccttcccccttctctcagtGCTCTGACTCTGATAAAAAATGTCACCTCTGGACAGCTATGGATTTGGGTTTCTTCGTCGTGATGGGGGTCATTGGGGGCCTGCTGGGAGCCACATTCAACTGTCTGAACAAGAGGCTTGCAAAGTACCGTATGCGCAACGTGCACCCGAAACCTAAGCTCGTCAGGTACCTACAGTGAGCCCCTTGTGGGCAGGCCATCTCTCCCAAGGAAGATGGTCCTGTGAACAGTCCGGGCTTCTCACACCCATTTCGGTTTCTCCTCCCAGACTAAGCCTATAAACAGGCTCATAAATACACCCCATATGCCCTATGAAGGCCAGAGAAGCTGCGGCCGAGTTTACATCTGAGTTACTGGGTGactcaccctcttctgacctgctgCTAACACATGATTAGGAGGGTCAGCAAGTCCCGCTGTGGACCTGTCTGCCGTGGGTCGCCCTTGCCCTGGACTTAGAGAAGAGAAGCCATTTAGCTCCTTAGAGAGAAATGATGTGTTGCAACAGCTCCCTGCTTCCGCTGCCTGCCCTTTATTGTAGCTAGCTAGATGGAGCAAGTCTGGAGTGAATTCTGGATGCATGTGCCCTCACCAGGGCTGCCAGGCCTGCCCTATTGGGAGAGGGGTGTTGGGGCAGATAGGGTGGTTGTACGTACTCAAGCCTAGACATCTTTTGATTGAATTGTGACAGCTGTGCTCTGCTTTCCAGAGTCTTAGAGAGCCTCCTGGTGTCCCTGGTGACCACTGTGGTGGTGTTTGTGGCCTCCATGGTGTTAGGAGAATGCCGACAGTTGTCTTCTGCGAGTCAAACCGGTAATGGCTCGTTCCAGCTACAGGTAACCCCAGCAAACTTGGTGCCTTTATCCTCATCCAGAAATGTGCGTCTCTTTAGACTCACTGAATGTGCCGTGGTCCTTTAACTGGGAGGATGTGCACAATTACTTTGTCTTTTCTACATTGTCAAAAATTCTAGCTGCTCTATAGGGAACCATACTCGTGGGAAGCATGCTCAGTAGCTATTCACTTCTACAGACCCCTTTCCGCCTGTCCCTCTTTAGGCCTGCAGGAACAAACTGGCCTAGGGCCACGACACCCACCACCTCGCCTCGGTGACATGAGAGTCACTTGTGGGGTGATGCTGACACCTCCTTCCCGGCATCTGGCTCTTGCATGGCTGCTTTCCTTGGCGTCTGTTCCACTCTGCACTTGTCCTTTGCCATCTTCAGGAGGTCATGGGAGTGCACGCTACTTACGTGTTTTGGTCCCTGTGATGATCCAGGAGGCAGCATGTGGCCTGGTCACCAAGGCGGAAGCTGCTGAACAGTCTGTgaactctttctttttgtttctaagtCGCAGCCCAGAGCTCTCGGAGCCCCCGGGAGCCTGTCTGGGAAGGCTGACTCTTCAGTCCCAGGAAGCAGTCTGTGAAGCCCTGGGATGTTTTAGATGAGAGGCCAGTGATAGGCAAGGCTCTCATCTGGCCCTGGCAGCAGCACCCAGGCAAAGGGTGACCTTTCAGATGCCTGGGACGAAAGGTACCACACAGGCTTTGTGTGATTGGCAGTGTAGAGGAAGTGTGCTGACACCCAGTTGTTCCCAAGGCCATTTCATTTATGAGACCAAGCTTctcaaaatgtattttgttatagaatgctaataataatacaaataaaagagGTTCTGTGCTCAAGTGAGAACTGAAACCAGAAGCGGGTGGCTGTCCTAGAATGAAGTGGCTTTCTTGGCTGGAGGACTCCTGGGCCCGTGGCGGTTCAGCAGGCGCTAGCATAGCTCGTGCGCTCCGTGTCTCGGTCTCCACGTGTCCCAACAGCACTCTCGCCTTTATTCTTCGCTGTGCTGGCTGGTGATAGTGTCCCCATTTTTCAGGTGAGAAAACAGAGGCAAAAAGTGAGATCTTGACCAAGATCCCTCAGCTGGTAACATACAGCATGAAGGGGaaggtattattttattttatagatgaggaaaagcTAAGTTTCCAAAGTAAAAGACCTCCCCAGGGTCTTTAGAGAGCGGCAAAGTTAGTGTTGAAGCAATCTGGTCTTGCGGTCTGTTCTCTGCTGGCCGGCAGGTGGTCTCTCAGCAGTGCAGATGATCTCAGGCCTTTTCCAGAGAACCTCTGGGACTGGCATCCCTCCAGACATGGTCTGGGAAACCCTGAGTGTGTCAGTTAAAGTCATAGCCAAAAGTGTCCACTGTTCCCCTCCACTCACGTCTCTCTGCCAACCAACAGGGGGCGCTGTCCTGCCTCCTAGTACAGTCCACATCCTGCTGTATTGCTTGGCTGGGTTcacctgctgggattatagacaccaTTCTCCAGTGTTACAGTGTTTACATGTGGCATCTCTGCAGCATCATTAGTGGAGTAGAATTCGGGTGATCCTGTATCCTTAATGTCTATATCCACAGGGACAGCAGTGGGGTGAAGCCCAGCCACTGCTCAGCACCAACCAGAAATCAGGACTGTCCGTCTGCAGATGCCCAGCCTCTGCTCCTAAGTCAGGTGGCACTAGAGTGCCATGCTGACACAGGGTGTCAAGAGTGTGAAGCCTGCGAAATTAGGAAAgagtcttttcttccttgtttggtTGTGTTCTCTTAGTGGGACTGGAGGGAAGGTGGCCAGGATCATGGTGTTGCTGCCAGGCCGCATGTTGCGGTTGGTTTCTTTTGCAGAAAATCcagaataaagctttttttttctttatttgaaaccAAAGTTGGGGCTTTAAGTCAAGTGATGACCTGGCCAACCACTTTTCTCTAATCTGCATCAACACCCCACAGTCCCTGGGGCACTCATTCTGAGCTCTTAGCTGTCACTTCAGAATCTGCACTAAGGAGGAAACCAAGTCTGTGGTGACCCCTGATGTAGTTATTATGCTTAGTGGCACGTATGGATGAGGCCGAGGAGGTGGCTGAGCGGGTCAGGCACTTGCCAtacaagttcagatccccatgaCCCATAGAAAAGCTGTATGCGGCGGCTGGTGTGTGTAATGCTAGTGCTGCTCCAGCAAGTTGGGAGGTGCGGACAGGAAGTGGGGGCCATCTTGCATGTGCAGCGCAGAATAAGAGACCCCAGCTCAATGTCAtgtgacctctacatgtgtgctatAGCAGTTGTACAcctacattcacacagacacagacatacacaaatactttttaaaaggtgttgttgggcagtagtggcgcaagtctttaaccccagcactcgggggccagcctggtctacacactgagttctaagacagccaggactacacatagaaaccctgcctcaaaagaaaaagtgtggATGAGCAAGGCCTTCCCCCTCACCCTGCTTGTTTCACCCCACGTTCAGAGTACGTGGGCCCAGCCTCGCAGTAGCCATCCAGCGTCCATGCATAGATGGGTACCTACCTCCTCCAGCTAGACCCCAGTTCTCCTCGTTGGTAGAGCTGtccagccaccatgtggttgctgggaattgaactcaacctctggaagagcagcttgtgctcttagcctctgagccatctctccagcccgacatcTTGACTTCTTAGGAGATGGCACTGAAGACTTGCATGTCCCGGTCAGGTgccttttattgactttttgatCCCCCTCTTTAGGCCACATCAGAAGATGTGAATTCTACCATCAAGACATTTTTCTGTCCCAATGATACCTACAACGACATGGCCACACTCTTCTTCAACTCCCAGGAGTCTGCCATCCTGCAGCTCTTCCATCAGGACGGTGAGTGTGGGTATCAGCTCCCGTGCAGGGCTTTCCTCTGTAATGGCAGCCCAGTGTTGGATGGTGTGACTAGGCTGGggtgcagaggacctggggggACCCACTGCAGTCTTCTGGGCCTGTGCAGGCATCTGCTAGTGTGACTCGGTCTGCTCTACCCTGTAGGGACTTTCAGCCCCATCACCTTGGCCTTGTTCTTCACCCTCTATTTCCTGCTGGCATGCTGGACTTTCGGCGCTTCCGTCCCCAGCGGCCTCTTCGTGCCTTCCCTGCTGTGTGGAGCAGCTTTTGGACGTTTAGTTGCCAACATCCTGAAAAGGTAGTGTggtaatgtgtgtatgtgtgcccacatTTACAAGTGTGGTCCCACACCACCAGTGTGAGTCTAAGCCtggttctgtttttctcttcaccAGCTACATTGGACTGGGCCACATCTATTCTGGGACCTTTGCCCTAATTGGTGCGGCAGCTTTCTTGGGTGGGGTGGTGAGAATGACCATCAGTCTCACAGTCATCCTGATCGAGTCTACCAATGAGATCACATATGGGCTTCCCATTATGATCACTCTGATGGTGAGCACTTCTCCCAGCTGCTGGCGGGCTGAGGACCAGGCTCAGCTCAAGGGCTGTCTACAGGAGTCTGCTTTGTGTTCCAGGTGGCCAAGTGGACGGGGGACTTTTTCAATAAGGGCATTTATGACATCCACGTGGGCCTGCGCGGCGTGCCTCTTCTGgagtgggagacagaggtggagaTGGACAAGTAAGAGCTGGCCACTTCATCTGTCTTTGCACCAGAGTCTCTAAGCTCAGGGCTACAGAGCCTCCCACGGTGGGAAACGGTAGCTCACCTTGCTCAGATTAGAAGAAGGCACATTCATGTACCTGTGTCTTTGGGTTGCTTTGAGCAGCTTGAATTGGCTAGGAGTCtggagagcaggctggagagtAACGTGGTGGGACCTGGAGGCAAGGCTGCTTTGTGAGTTTTTGGCTTCTTAGTGTCCTGGCCAAGTAAATTGTGAGAATAGGATCAAGCTTTTACTTGGCTAGATGTTCACACTGAGACCGTACAAAGTCCTGGCATTGACACCAGCCTACCCACACACCCAACCAAGCGCCACGATGTCTCGACTGGGATGTCCACAGGTGTTTCCGACCTCTTCTCTGGGTATCGGGCAGGCCTAATGAGCTAATGCAGGTCAGCAGCCTTTCCTGCAGCAAGCATTTTCAGCATTATGAGCCTGTCAGCCCCACAGTGCTGTCACTACAACCATGGGCTCTGGCTTGTCGTCCTGGTCTAAACAAGGACTCCAGAATTGTCCTGTAACTTTCAAGATAATTAGATACTAGCAGTGATATGTGGCATGTGATGTGGCGTTTCAAGGAGTGGCTGACCAACCCTTGGGAAAGCTGAAAGGCTTCGTGGAGAGGTAACAGTGGCCCCGTAACATGACACAGTGGGGAGCAGTATAGTAGGCATGGTGGTGGAAATTTGAGGAACTGCTGAGGATGGTTCAGAAGACAGGCCCCAGTGACCCAGGTGGAGATGGAGAAGCAGCATTGCCCAGTCCAGCCTGTCCCCAGTGGTGGTGTCTCTTTGAGGCTGTTACAGCTTCCTCCTGTGCAGGCTGAGAGCCAGTGACATCATGGAGCCCAACCTGACATACGTCTACCCACACACGCGCATCCAGTCTCTGGTGAGCATCCTGCGCACCACTGTCCATCACGCCTTCCCAGTGGTCACGGAGAACCGGGGCAATGAGAAGGAGTTCATGAAGGGCAACCAGCTCATCAGCAACAACATTAAgttcaaggtaaaaaaaaaaaaggctctaaAGGGAAGGCCAGTGAGGAAGGACCATCTGGCCTAACACTCATACTGCGTAATACTGCCTCTGAAGCTGTGGTGGACGCGCGGACTCTGTCAATCTAGGGAAAGTCTGCAGCACCCTCCTGTGTGACCCagtaggcagcaggaagcaggtgGGTGGGCCCCTTTTTTAAAGTCAGCAGACTTGGTGTTAATTATTTACCATATGCAAGCATCCAGGAGGGTTCTAGAGTTGCTGACACAAATGGACTCTGACCTACTTAGGAAAATGGGGGCCTAGGCAGGAGGATCC harbors:
- the Clcn6 gene encoding chloride transport protein 6, whose protein sequence is MAGCRGSVCCCCRWCCCCGERESRTPEELTILGETQEEEDEILPRKDYESLDYDRCINDPYLEVLETMDNKKARRYEAVKWMVVFAIGVCTGLVGLFVDFSVRLFTQLKFGVVQTSVEECSQKGCLALSLLELLGFNLTFVFLASLLVLIEPVAAGSGIPEIKCYLNGVKVPGIVRLRTLLCKVFGVLFSVAGGLFVGKEGPMIHSGAVVGAGLPQFQSISLRKIQLNFPYFRSDRDKRDFVSAGAAAGVAAAFGAPIGGTLFSLEEGSSFWNQGLTWKVLFCSMSAAFTLNFFRSGIQFGSWGSFQLPGLLNFGEFKCSDSDKKCHLWTAMDLGFFVVMGVIGGLLGATFNCLNKRLAKYRMRNVHPKPKLVRVLESLLVSLVTTVVVFVASMVLGECRQLSSASQTGNGSFQLQATSEDVNSTIKTFFCPNDTYNDMATLFFNSQESAILQLFHQDGTFSPITLALFFTLYFLLACWTFGASVPSGLFVPSLLCGAAFGRLVANILKSYIGLGHIYSGTFALIGAAAFLGGVVRMTISLTVILIESTNEITYGLPIMITLMVAKWTGDFFNKGIYDIHVGLRGVPLLEWETEVEMDKLRASDIMEPNLTYVYPHTRIQSLVSILRTTVHHAFPVVTENRGNEKEFMKGNQLISNNIKFKKSSILTRAGEQRKRGQSMKSYPSSELRNVCDEHVASEEPAEKEDLLQQMLERRYTPYPNLYPDQSPSEDWTMEERFRPLTFHGLVLRSQLVTLLVRGVCYSESQSSASQPRLSYAEMAEDYPRYPDIHDLDLTLLNPRMIVDVTPYMNPSPFTVSPNTHVSQVFNLFRTMGLRHLPVVNAVGEIVGIITRHNLTYEFLQARLRQHYQTL